The following proteins are encoded in a genomic region of Sebastes fasciatus isolate fSebFas1 chromosome 14, fSebFas1.pri, whole genome shotgun sequence:
- the rpgra gene encoding uncharacterized protein rpgra isoform X23 yields MTGQDDVDIPETGAIFTFGKSSFADNVPSTFWLKNDQPVHLSCGGEHTAVVTENGRLLMFGGNAWGQLGRGFKLAARKPASVKALKSEKVKLVACGRDHTIVCTWRGSVYVAGSNHDGQLGMGHCNNTTSFHLLHPFCDHAPIKMLSAGCNTSAALTEDGRLWMWGANAVGQIGLGDEGFAAEPTEVDVGEAVLWVSCGYHHSAFVTVDGDLYTFGESANGRLGLQVEQLANHRVPQRVQGILGRVTQVCCGGEHTVALTEENVYTFGRGQYGQLGHGTFLFEVDLPKPVEHFSNSSIKHIACGEKHTAVMTNSGLLYTFGDGRHGKLGLGEENFINQFSPTLCTRFFKCNVQLVSCGGNHMLVLAAPRPPESQEVVPEDDATITENFLEPSYTEILQLGALIDPLMALSARARHRQKGSSVELFGEMSHNLPRLSSDFLNPSWQTSRNIPTHKTPSKDFTTPASSPKPQSEVILSPPLFPRSPVLSSKPSSPRSQSSNTFQNKSSTTASSKSKSKELPSPLLSPKSITEQNTPVSPKRAAKKRLYRVSTAKKALIEESPLPPKEPCSPTRPSSDVSNKHLSEEEHPASPQTEEENVQRQIVIEDVEENISEKGVDSDFLPNMEKKKGRALRRTMKEAQLFEVNGKAGHNSLKASPTALLKGSLKKEVSPPRSSKSLKNTSKKVTSKGKENITKQSLKIKTHEDEQARKEPSHLKSPASSPKSPQSVRKTLTEAQQRLTELKRNDRRHRNIKEMNINKEDTKASPFKKNLIETPKKEEHKSSALDKTSPVIKVTTGNETSSISVQSVSSSSVERDSEIQSETTDVKPDEVQMQRETQRVKSTPTKDLHKVESVLGKGQNKALDVKSPLVRKGTTPAQVDTKKSQSVKSTPVKIKGTPQEVKSTPVKSQSKFAGNTPVKSKGRVVENELNTAQKMGGRTADKQKIPGDDGGEDKKKAKESKLKAKTKPGGEEGNEIRVKGQADSEDNTRAKPRSKQTESSSPLLSQQDTPIEVLCNPISSQSTHRTEVVSVSGAKSLQGPEPVDKDLLVSGTSMEDTQSLTEEKPRWGEILSTAALLLPAVGIAGAAMGVLSEAVTSIGASQSDTVTSTPPKTPRRVMQFTKQSAVLQPSFSSTHFSSTEASNPPEESTKKDVQVKKNVVQEEESHGSPQSQQGVVKSDGDEDFSQTEGKNRGTDVETFQQELGEDAKTYNHHEGEEKHTEDEEKKEDEESGSDVEDEGDEESGSDVEDEGEEEGSESSDDVLEEEKLSVSGEEEQENETAEEDEEEETGSSSEEEDEGSEKSDVIEAEEKGEESSEAAGEEGSEESTEEENKKEEEESEVSEDEEDESGEESGSSKSKDSEEEDRDGGDTAESDSEEENEEEEENEVGEEEGETEDQKDSIESEEEETDSEEDEETGKSEGEEDEKRDEASVNDEEEEEDGDPDEDREEQDEKRDKENEEEEEGEEEVSLDEGEAEEETAEEEEEGKEEEEEEGEEEEEESKEEVTEEEEEESKEDLTVEEEEEEEDEEEESKEEVTEEEEESKDEVTEEEEEESKEDLTEEEEESKEDLTEVEEEEEGEEEESKEGVTEEQEEEEEEEEEEEESKEDLTEEEEEEEGEEEESKEGVTEEQEEEEEEEGEEEESKEEVTEEEEGEGEEEVAEEQESEGEEEGDEEEEEEENETKIKPKTETRLNKQREETKQEQPGGKKGGDSEEDEDEESEEEASEEEEEEGEEEESEEKGKAVNIKHGKKHAKREEGEKEKEGNTKVEEEEEEEEEEEEEVKSTTKNVQKLPPDTKDKQQKETPKPAPRTKKIAAREKTEADSKQFWNDVLPQYLDLQ; encoded by the exons ATGACGGGACAGGACGATGTGGACATACCCG AAACAGGAGCCATCTTCACATTTGGAAAGAGCAGCTTTGCTGACAATGTGCCTAGTACATTCTGGTTGAAGAATGACCAGCCAGTGCACCTATCTTGTGGTGGAGAGCACACTGCTGTTGTCACAG AAAATGGCAGGCTACTCATGTTTGGTGGTAATGCTTGGGGCCAACTGGGGCGTGGATTTAAGCTTGCTGCCAGGAAACCTGCCTCCGTGAAAG CCTTAAAGTCTGAGAAGGTGAAGCTTGTGGCTTGTGGGAGAGATCACACAATCGTCTGCACAT gGCGGGGTAGTGTGTATGTGGCTGGCAGTAACCACGATGGGCAGCTTGGTATGGGCCACTGCAACAACACTACATCCTTCCACCTGCTTCATCCCTTCTGTGACCATGCACCAATCAAAATGCTGTCTGCAGGATGCAACACCTCAGCTGCCTTAACAG aGGACGGGAGGCTGTGGATGTGGGGAGCCAACGCCGTGGGTCAGATTGGTTTAGGGGACGAGGGGTTTGCAGCAGAACCCACAGAGGTGGATGTTGGGGAGGCGGTGCTTTGGGTCTCCTGTGGGTACCACCACTCAGCATTTGTCACAG tgGATGGAGATCTTTACACGTTTGGCGAGAGTGCGAATGGAAGGCTTGGTCTCCAGGTGGAGCAGCTGGCCAATCACAGAGTCCCTCAGCGGGTGCAAGGGATTCTGGGTCGTGTCACCCAGGTGTGCTGTGGAGGGGAGCACACTGTGGCACTCACAG AGGAGAACGTGTACACGTTTGGTAGAGGTCAGTACGGTCAGCTGGGCCACGGGACATTTCTGTTTGAAGTTGATTTGCCAAAACCAGTGGAGCACTTTAGTAACAGCAGCATCAAACATATCGCCTGTGGAGAAAAGCACACCGCTGTGATGACAA ACAGCGGACTCCTGTACACATTTGGTGATGGTCGTCATGGGAAACTGGGTTTAGGGGAGGAGAACTTCATCAACCAGTTCAGCCCGACACTCTGCACACGTTTTTTCAAGTGCAATGTTCAATTA GTGTCCTGCGGTGGTAACCACATGCTGGTACTGGCTGCACCCAGACCACCAGAGAGCCAAGAAGTGGTGCCAGAGGATGATGCCACAATCACAGAGAACTTTCTAGAGCCAAGTTACACAGAAATCCTTCAGCTGGGCGCTTTGATTGATCCACTCATGGCCCTCTCTGCTCGAGCTCGCCACAGACAAAAA GGAAGCTCTGTGGAGCTGTTTGGAGAGATGTCTCACAACCTCCCACGTCTAAGTTCTGACTTCCTCAACCCCTCCTGGCAAACGTCCAGAAATATCCCAACCCATAAAACGCCCTCAAAGGACTTTACTACCCCTGCATCATCCCCGAAACCACAATCAGAAGTAATACTAAGCCCACCACTCTTCCCCAGATCTCCAGTGTTATCCTCTAAGCCATCGAGCCCACGTTCTCAATCGTCGAACACCTTTCAGAATAAATCCTCTACCACTGCTTCCTCTAAGTCTAAATCCAAAGAGCTGCCTTCTCCCTTACTATCGCCAAAGTCTATAACTGAACAGAACACCCCAGTATCTCCTAAAAGGGCTGCGAAAAAAAGACTGTACAGAGTGTCAACCGCTAAAAAGGCCTTAATTGAAGAATCTCCTCTACCACCTAAAGAGCCCTGCAGCCCCACTAGACCCTCCAGTGATGTTTCCAATAAACATCTCAGTGAGGAAGAGCATCCTGCCTCGCCACAAACAG agGAAGAAAATGTTCAGAGACAAATTGTCATAGAAGATGTGGAGGAGAATATCTCTGAGAAAGGAGTCGACTCTGACTTTTTGCCAAATATG GAAAAGAAGAAAGGTCGAGCTCTTAGAAGAACTATGAAAGAGGCACAGTTGTTTGAGGTCAATGGAAAGGCAGGACATAATTCTCTCAAGGCCTCACCCACAGCGCTCCTGAAAGGCTCTTTAAAGAAAGAAGTGTCTCCACCGAGGAGCTCAAAGAGTCTAAAAAACACATCCAAAAAAGTCACATCTAAAGGCAAAGAGAACATCACCAAGCAGTCTCTTAAAATCAAAACTCATGAAGACGAACAAGCTCGAAAGGAACCCTCGCATTTGAAATCACCAGCATCGAGCCCAAAAAGTCCACAATCTGTCAGGAAGACACTGACTGAAGCGCAGCAGAGACTGACTGAATTGAAGAGAAATGACAGGAGACATAGAAATATTAAAGAAATGAATATAAACAAAGAGGATACGAAAGCCAGCCCTTTTAAGAAAAACTTGATAGAGACACCAAAAAAGGAGGAACATAAATCATCAGCTTTGGACAAGACATCTCCTGTTATTAAGGTCACTACAGGAAATGAAACAAGCAGCATATCTGTCCAAAGTGTAAGTTCGTCATCCGTAGAAAGAGATTCAGAAATCCAGAGTGAGACCACTGATGTCAAACCTGATGAAGTGCAGATGCAACGGGAGACGCAGCGAGTCAAATCAACTCCAACAAAAGATTTGCACAAGGTTGAATCTGTACTGGGAAAAGGTCAAAATAAAGCACTGGATGTAAAATCACCACTAGTGAGAAAAGGAACCACACCTGCTCAGGTTGATACTAAGAAATCCCAAAGTGTTAAATCGACACCAGTGAAAATTAAAGGGACACCGCAGGAGGTCAAATCCACACCAgtcaaaagtcaaagtaaatttGCAGGAAACACTCCCGTTAAAAGCAAAGGAAGAGTTGTGGAAAATGAATTAAACACAGCTCAAAAAATGGGAGGTAGAACTGCAGATAAGCAGAAGATACCTGGAGATGACGGCGGTGAAGATAAAAAGAAGGCAAAAGAATCTAAACTGAAGGCAAAAACAAAACCAGGGGGAGAAGAAGGAAATGAAATAAGAGTTAAAGGACAAGCTGACTCTGAAGATAATACGAGGGCCAAGCCAAGAAGTAAGCAGACAGAATCTTCCAGCCCGCTGTTATCACAACAGGATACACCTATTGAAGTGCTGTGTAACCCCATTTCCTCACAAAGCACTCACAGAACAGAGGTGGTTTCCGTCAGCGGTGCCAAATCCCTGCAAGGCCCCGAACCTGTTGATAAGGATCTGCTCGTTTCTGGAACAAGCATGGAGGACACTCAGAGCCTGACTGAAGAAAAGCCAAGGTGGGGGGAGATCCTCAGTACCGCAGCCTTACTCCTTCCTGCTGTGGGGATAGCAGGTGCAGCTATGGGGGTCCTTAGTGAGGCAGTGACAAGCATAGGGGCTTCTCAGTCTGATACAGTTACCTCTACACCACCCAAAACACCCAGGCGAGTGATGCAATTCACAAAACAGAGTGCAGTTTTGCAGCCTTCTTTTTCCTCGACACATTTTTCTTCAACAGAAGCGTCAAATCCACCAGAAGAAAGCACGAAGAAAGATGTTCAGGTCAAGAAAAATGTAGTTCAAGAAGAAGAAAGTCATGGTTCCCCTCAGTCACAACAGGGGGTGGTGAAGAGTGACGGGGATGAAGACTTTTCACAAACAGAGGGTAAGAACAGGGGCACAGATGTGGAAACTTTCCAGCAAGAACTCGGAGAAGATGCGAAAACCTACAACCATCAtgagggagaagaaaaacatactGAAGATGAGGAAAAGAAGGAAGATGAAGAAAGCGGAAGCGATGTGGAagatgaaggagatgaagagagtgGAAGCGATGTGGAagatgaaggagaggaggagggaagtgaGAGTAGTGATGATGTCTTAGAGGAGGAAAAGCTGAGTGTTTCTGGTGAGGAAGAGCAAGAGAATGAAACtgcagaggaagatgaggaggaggaaacaggCTCCAGcagtgaggaagaggatgaaggaAGTGAGAAGAGTGATGTTATAGAGGCTGAAGAGAAGGGAGAAGAAAGCAGTGAGGCAGCAGGGGAGGAGGGAAGTGAAGAATCCACTGAAGAAGAGaataaaaaagaagaggaagaaagtgAGGTGAGtgaggatgaagaagatgaaAGTGGTGAAGAGTCGGGGAGCAGCAAGAGCAAAGattcagaggaggaggacagagacggAGGTGACACTGCAGAGTCTGATTCTGAGGAAGaaaacgaagaagaagaagaaaatgaggTTGGTGAGGAAGAGGGTGAAACTGAGGACCAAAAAGATTCCATCgaaagtgaggaggaggagacagactcagaagaagatgaagaaacgGGTAAGAGTGAAGGGGAGGAAGATGAGAAACGGGATGAAGCGAGTGTAAatgacgaggaggaagaggaagacggTGATCCTGATGAAGACAGAGAAGAGCAAGATGAAAAGCGTGATAAAgaaaatgaggaggaggaagagggtgaGGAAGAGGTATCTTTAGATGAAGGGGAAGCTGAGGAAGAGactgcagaggaggaagaggaaggaaaggaggaggaagaagaagagggc gaggaggaggaagaagagagtaaGGAGGAGgttacagaggaggaggaagaagagagtaaGGAG GACCTtacagtggaggaggaggaagaagaagaggatgaggaagaagagagtAAGGAGGAGgttacagaggaggaagaagagagtaaGGATGAGgttacagaggaggaggaagaagagagtaaGGAGGACCttacagaggaggaagaagagagtaaGGAGGACCTTacagaggtggaggaagaagaagagggtgaggaagaagagagtAAGGAGGGGGTtacagaggagcaggaggaggaggaagaagaagaggaggaggaagaagagagtaaGGAGGACctaacagaggaggaggaagaagaagagggtgaggaagaagagagtAAGGAGGGGGTtacagaggagcaggaggaggaggaggaagaagagggtgaggaagaagagagtAAGGAGGAGgttacagaggaggaagagggcgaGGGTGAGGAAGAGGTTGCAGAGGAGCAAGAGAGTGAAGGTGAGGAGGAAggggatgaggaagaggaggaagaggagaatgaAACAAAGATTAAACCAAAAACAGAGACAAGACTCAataaacagagagaagaaacaAAACAGGAACAACCTGGAGGAAAGAAAGGTGGTGATTctgaggaagatgaagatgaggagagtgaggaagaagctagtgaagaagaggaagaggagggagaagaggaggagagtgaggAAAAAGGAAAGGCTGTAAACATCAAACATGGTAAGAAACATGCTAAAAGGGAGgaaggtgagaaagaaaaagagggaaatacaaaagtggaggaggaagaagaagaggaggaggaggaggaggaggaggtaaaatcaacaacaaaaaacgtACAGAAGTTGCCTCCTGAcacaaaagacaaacaacagaAAGAAACACCTAAACCAGCACCGAGGACGAAGAAGATCGCTGCAAGAGAGAAGACAGAAGCCGACTCTAAGCAGTTCTGGAACGATGTTCTGCCTCAGTACCTCGACCTGCAATGA
- the rpgra gene encoding uncharacterized protein rpgra isoform X25 has translation MTGQDDVDIPETGAIFTFGKSSFADNVPSTFWLKNDQPVHLSCGGEHTAVVTENGRLLMFGGNAWGQLGRGFKLAARKPASVKALKSEKVKLVACGRDHTIVCTWRGSVYVAGSNHDGQLGMGHCNNTTSFHLLHPFCDHAPIKMLSAGCNTSAALTEDGRLWMWGANAVGQIGLGDEGFAAEPTEVDVGEAVLWVSCGYHHSAFVTVDGDLYTFGESANGRLGLQVEQLANHRVPQRVQGILGRVTQVCCGGEHTVALTEENVYTFGRGQYGQLGHGTFLFEVDLPKPVEHFSNSSIKHIACGEKHTAVMTNSGLLYTFGDGRHGKLGLGEENFINQFSPTLCTRFFKCNVQLVSCGGNHMLVLAAPRPPESQEVVPEDDATITENFLEPSYTEILQLGALIDPLMALSARARHRQKGSSVELFGEMSHNLPRLSSDFLNPSWQTSRNIPTHKTPSKDFTTPASSPKPQSEVILSPPLFPRSPVLSSKPSSPRSQSSNTFQNKSSTTASSKSKSKELPSPLLSPKSITEQNTPVSPKRAAKKRLYRVSTAKKALIEESPLPPKEPCSPTRPSSDVSNKHLSEEEHPASPQTEEENVQRQIVIEDVEENISEKGVDSDFLPNMEKKKGRALRRTMKEAQLFEVNGKAGHNSLKASPTALLKGSLKKEVSPPRSSKSLKNTSKKVTSKGKENITKQSLKIKTHEDEQARKEPSHLKSPASSPKSPQSVRKTLTEAQQRLTELKRNDRRHRNIKEMNINKEDTKASPFKKNLIETPKKEEHKSSALDKTSPVIKVTTGNETSSISVQSVSSSSVERDSEIQSETTDVKPDEVQMQRETQRVKSTPTKDLHKVESVLGKGQNKALDVKSPLVRKGTTPAQVDTKKSQSVKSTPVKIKGTPQEVKSTPVKSQSKFAGNTPVKSKGRVVENELNTAQKMGGRTADKQKIPGDDGGEDKKKAKESKLKAKTKPGGEEGNEIRVKGQADSEDNTRAKPRSKQTESSSPLLSQQDTPIEVLCNPISSQSTHRTEVVSVSGAKSLQGPEPVDKDLLVSGTSMEDTQSLTEEKPRWGEILSTAALLLPAVGIAGAAMGVLSEAVTSIGASQSDTVTSTPPKTPRRVMQFTKQSAVLQPSFSSTHFSSTEASNPPEESTKKDVQVKKNVVQEEESHGSPQSQQGVVKSDGDEDFSQTEGKNRGTDVETFQQELGEDAKTYNHHEGEEKHTEDEEKKEDEESGSDVEDEGDEESGSDVEDEGEEEGSESSDDVLEEEKLSVSGEEEQENETAEEDEEEETGSSSEEEDEGSEKSDVIEAEEKGEESSEAAGEEGSEESTEEENKKEEEESEVSEDEEDESGEESGSSKSKDSEEEDRDGGDTAESDSEEENEEEEENEVGEEEGETEDQKDSIESEEEETDSEEDEETGKSEGEEDEKRDEASVNDEEEEEDGDPDEDREEQDEKRDKENEEEEEGEEEVSLDEGEAEEETAEEEEEGKEEEEEEGEEEEEESKEEVTEEEEESKEDLTVEEEEEEEDEEEESKEEVTEEEEESKDEVTEEEEEESKEDLTEEEEESKEDLTEVEEEEEGEEEESKEGVTEEQEEEEEEEEEEEESKEDLTEEEEEEEGEEEESKEGVTEEQEEEEEEEGEEEESKEEVTEEEEGEGEEEVAEEQESEGEEEGDEEEEEEENETKIKPKTETRLNKQREETKQEQPGGKKGGDSEEDEDEESEEEASEEEEEEGEEEESEEKGKAVNIKHGKKHAKREEGEKEKEGNTKVEEEEEEEEEEEEEVKSTTKNVQKLPPDTKDKQQKETPKPAPRTKKIAAREKTEADSKQFWNDVLPQYLDLQ, from the exons ATGACGGGACAGGACGATGTGGACATACCCG AAACAGGAGCCATCTTCACATTTGGAAAGAGCAGCTTTGCTGACAATGTGCCTAGTACATTCTGGTTGAAGAATGACCAGCCAGTGCACCTATCTTGTGGTGGAGAGCACACTGCTGTTGTCACAG AAAATGGCAGGCTACTCATGTTTGGTGGTAATGCTTGGGGCCAACTGGGGCGTGGATTTAAGCTTGCTGCCAGGAAACCTGCCTCCGTGAAAG CCTTAAAGTCTGAGAAGGTGAAGCTTGTGGCTTGTGGGAGAGATCACACAATCGTCTGCACAT gGCGGGGTAGTGTGTATGTGGCTGGCAGTAACCACGATGGGCAGCTTGGTATGGGCCACTGCAACAACACTACATCCTTCCACCTGCTTCATCCCTTCTGTGACCATGCACCAATCAAAATGCTGTCTGCAGGATGCAACACCTCAGCTGCCTTAACAG aGGACGGGAGGCTGTGGATGTGGGGAGCCAACGCCGTGGGTCAGATTGGTTTAGGGGACGAGGGGTTTGCAGCAGAACCCACAGAGGTGGATGTTGGGGAGGCGGTGCTTTGGGTCTCCTGTGGGTACCACCACTCAGCATTTGTCACAG tgGATGGAGATCTTTACACGTTTGGCGAGAGTGCGAATGGAAGGCTTGGTCTCCAGGTGGAGCAGCTGGCCAATCACAGAGTCCCTCAGCGGGTGCAAGGGATTCTGGGTCGTGTCACCCAGGTGTGCTGTGGAGGGGAGCACACTGTGGCACTCACAG AGGAGAACGTGTACACGTTTGGTAGAGGTCAGTACGGTCAGCTGGGCCACGGGACATTTCTGTTTGAAGTTGATTTGCCAAAACCAGTGGAGCACTTTAGTAACAGCAGCATCAAACATATCGCCTGTGGAGAAAAGCACACCGCTGTGATGACAA ACAGCGGACTCCTGTACACATTTGGTGATGGTCGTCATGGGAAACTGGGTTTAGGGGAGGAGAACTTCATCAACCAGTTCAGCCCGACACTCTGCACACGTTTTTTCAAGTGCAATGTTCAATTA GTGTCCTGCGGTGGTAACCACATGCTGGTACTGGCTGCACCCAGACCACCAGAGAGCCAAGAAGTGGTGCCAGAGGATGATGCCACAATCACAGAGAACTTTCTAGAGCCAAGTTACACAGAAATCCTTCAGCTGGGCGCTTTGATTGATCCACTCATGGCCCTCTCTGCTCGAGCTCGCCACAGACAAAAA GGAAGCTCTGTGGAGCTGTTTGGAGAGATGTCTCACAACCTCCCACGTCTAAGTTCTGACTTCCTCAACCCCTCCTGGCAAACGTCCAGAAATATCCCAACCCATAAAACGCCCTCAAAGGACTTTACTACCCCTGCATCATCCCCGAAACCACAATCAGAAGTAATACTAAGCCCACCACTCTTCCCCAGATCTCCAGTGTTATCCTCTAAGCCATCGAGCCCACGTTCTCAATCGTCGAACACCTTTCAGAATAAATCCTCTACCACTGCTTCCTCTAAGTCTAAATCCAAAGAGCTGCCTTCTCCCTTACTATCGCCAAAGTCTATAACTGAACAGAACACCCCAGTATCTCCTAAAAGGGCTGCGAAAAAAAGACTGTACAGAGTGTCAACCGCTAAAAAGGCCTTAATTGAAGAATCTCCTCTACCACCTAAAGAGCCCTGCAGCCCCACTAGACCCTCCAGTGATGTTTCCAATAAACATCTCAGTGAGGAAGAGCATCCTGCCTCGCCACAAACAG agGAAGAAAATGTTCAGAGACAAATTGTCATAGAAGATGTGGAGGAGAATATCTCTGAGAAAGGAGTCGACTCTGACTTTTTGCCAAATATG GAAAAGAAGAAAGGTCGAGCTCTTAGAAGAACTATGAAAGAGGCACAGTTGTTTGAGGTCAATGGAAAGGCAGGACATAATTCTCTCAAGGCCTCACCCACAGCGCTCCTGAAAGGCTCTTTAAAGAAAGAAGTGTCTCCACCGAGGAGCTCAAAGAGTCTAAAAAACACATCCAAAAAAGTCACATCTAAAGGCAAAGAGAACATCACCAAGCAGTCTCTTAAAATCAAAACTCATGAAGACGAACAAGCTCGAAAGGAACCCTCGCATTTGAAATCACCAGCATCGAGCCCAAAAAGTCCACAATCTGTCAGGAAGACACTGACTGAAGCGCAGCAGAGACTGACTGAATTGAAGAGAAATGACAGGAGACATAGAAATATTAAAGAAATGAATATAAACAAAGAGGATACGAAAGCCAGCCCTTTTAAGAAAAACTTGATAGAGACACCAAAAAAGGAGGAACATAAATCATCAGCTTTGGACAAGACATCTCCTGTTATTAAGGTCACTACAGGAAATGAAACAAGCAGCATATCTGTCCAAAGTGTAAGTTCGTCATCCGTAGAAAGAGATTCAGAAATCCAGAGTGAGACCACTGATGTCAAACCTGATGAAGTGCAGATGCAACGGGAGACGCAGCGAGTCAAATCAACTCCAACAAAAGATTTGCACAAGGTTGAATCTGTACTGGGAAAAGGTCAAAATAAAGCACTGGATGTAAAATCACCACTAGTGAGAAAAGGAACCACACCTGCTCAGGTTGATACTAAGAAATCCCAAAGTGTTAAATCGACACCAGTGAAAATTAAAGGGACACCGCAGGAGGTCAAATCCACACCAgtcaaaagtcaaagtaaatttGCAGGAAACACTCCCGTTAAAAGCAAAGGAAGAGTTGTGGAAAATGAATTAAACACAGCTCAAAAAATGGGAGGTAGAACTGCAGATAAGCAGAAGATACCTGGAGATGACGGCGGTGAAGATAAAAAGAAGGCAAAAGAATCTAAACTGAAGGCAAAAACAAAACCAGGGGGAGAAGAAGGAAATGAAATAAGAGTTAAAGGACAAGCTGACTCTGAAGATAATACGAGGGCCAAGCCAAGAAGTAAGCAGACAGAATCTTCCAGCCCGCTGTTATCACAACAGGATACACCTATTGAAGTGCTGTGTAACCCCATTTCCTCACAAAGCACTCACAGAACAGAGGTGGTTTCCGTCAGCGGTGCCAAATCCCTGCAAGGCCCCGAACCTGTTGATAAGGATCTGCTCGTTTCTGGAACAAGCATGGAGGACACTCAGAGCCTGACTGAAGAAAAGCCAAGGTGGGGGGAGATCCTCAGTACCGCAGCCTTACTCCTTCCTGCTGTGGGGATAGCAGGTGCAGCTATGGGGGTCCTTAGTGAGGCAGTGACAAGCATAGGGGCTTCTCAGTCTGATACAGTTACCTCTACACCACCCAAAACACCCAGGCGAGTGATGCAATTCACAAAACAGAGTGCAGTTTTGCAGCCTTCTTTTTCCTCGACACATTTTTCTTCAACAGAAGCGTCAAATCCACCAGAAGAAAGCACGAAGAAAGATGTTCAGGTCAAGAAAAATGTAGTTCAAGAAGAAGAAAGTCATGGTTCCCCTCAGTCACAACAGGGGGTGGTGAAGAGTGACGGGGATGAAGACTTTTCACAAACAGAGGGTAAGAACAGGGGCACAGATGTGGAAACTTTCCAGCAAGAACTCGGAGAAGATGCGAAAACCTACAACCATCAtgagggagaagaaaaacatactGAAGATGAGGAAAAGAAGGAAGATGAAGAAAGCGGAAGCGATGTGGAagatgaaggagatgaagagagtgGAAGCGATGTGGAagatgaaggagaggaggagggaagtgaGAGTAGTGATGATGTCTTAGAGGAGGAAAAGCTGAGTGTTTCTGGTGAGGAAGAGCAAGAGAATGAAACtgcagaggaagatgaggaggaggaaacaggCTCCAGcagtgaggaagaggatgaaggaAGTGAGAAGAGTGATGTTATAGAGGCTGAAGAGAAGGGAGAAGAAAGCAGTGAGGCAGCAGGGGAGGAGGGAAGTGAAGAATCCACTGAAGAAGAGaataaaaaagaagaggaagaaagtgAGGTGAGtgaggatgaagaagatgaaAGTGGTGAAGAGTCGGGGAGCAGCAAGAGCAAAGattcagaggaggaggacagagacggAGGTGACACTGCAGAGTCTGATTCTGAGGAAGaaaacgaagaagaagaagaaaatgaggTTGGTGAGGAAGAGGGTGAAACTGAGGACCAAAAAGATTCCATCgaaagtgaggaggaggagacagactcagaagaagatgaagaaacgGGTAAGAGTGAAGGGGAGGAAGATGAGAAACGGGATGAAGCGAGTGTAAatgacgaggaggaagaggaagacggTGATCCTGATGAAGACAGAGAAGAGCAAGATGAAAAGCGTGATAAAgaaaatgaggaggaggaagagggtgaGGAAGAGGTATCTTTAGATGAAGGGGAAGCTGAGGAAGAGactgcagaggaggaagaggaaggaaaggaggaggaagaagaagagggc gaggaggaggaagaagagagtaaGGAGGAG gttacagaggaggaagaagagagtaaGGAGGACCTtacagtggaggaggaggaagaagaagaggatgaggaagaagagagtAAGGAGGAGgttacagaggaggaagaagagagtaaGGATGAGgttacagaggaggaggaagaagagagtaaGGAGGACCttacagaggaggaagaagagagtaaGGAGGACCTTacagaggtggaggaagaagaagagggtgaggaagaagagagtAAGGAGGGGGTtacagaggagcaggaggaggaggaagaagaagaggaggaggaagaagagagtaaGGAGGACctaacagaggaggaggaagaagaagagggtgaggaagaagagagtAAGGAGGGGGTtacagaggagcaggaggaggaggaggaagaagagggtgaggaagaagagagtAAGGAGGAGgttacagaggaggaagagggcgaGGGTGAGGAAGAGGTTGCAGAGGAGCAAGAGAGTGAAGGTGAGGAGGAAggggatgaggaagaggaggaagaggagaatgaAACAAAGATTAAACCAAAAACAGAGACAAGACTCAataaacagagagaagaaacaAAACAGGAACAACCTGGAGGAAAGAAAGGTGGTGATTctgaggaagatgaagatgaggagagtgaggaagaagctagtgaagaagaggaagaggagggagaagaggaggagagtgaggAAAAAGGAAAGGCTGTAAACATCAAACATGGTAAGAAACATGCTAAAAGGGAGgaaggtgagaaagaaaaagagggaaatacaaaagtggaggaggaagaagaagaggaggaggaggaggaggaggaggtaaaatcaacaacaaaaaacgtACAGAAGTTGCCTCCTGAcacaaaagacaaacaacagaAAGAAACACCTAAACCAGCACCGAGGACGAAGAAGATCGCTGCAAGAGAGAAGACAGAAGCCGACTCTAAGCAGTTCTGGAACGATGTTCTGCCTCAGTACCTCGACCTGCAATGA